Part of the Variovorax sp. PAMC 28711 genome is shown below.
TCGCGAAGTTCTGTTCGCGATTGCGCGTGGCCACGCCCCAGACGGCGTTCTTGCCGGAGCTGTAGTCCTTGAGCGTCTTGAGCACCGCTGTCTTATCGCGGATTTCGGTGACGCGGGCGTACATGCTGGGCTCGCCGGGTGCCTCGAAGTAGACGAACTGGTTGATGTGGAGGTTGGGCACGATCGCGCCGCTGATGCGGTAGAAGGTCGTGCTTCCGCTCTGCCAGCTCTCGACCGTCTTGCTCTGCTTCGTCCAGAAGTCGGGCGGCAGCGCGAGCGAGCCGGCGTAGAGCAGGTCACCGTCTTCGAGCGTCTTGTCGTTTTGGTAGTCATCGGCGGCGAGGCCGAGCGCACGCGCCTTGACGCGCATGTTGATGTCTTTCGACACCAGCACCACTTCCTGCTTCGGGCGACCCGGCGCGTCTTGCGCATACAGGTCGCGCAGCGCATGCACCACGCCGAGGATCTGGTTGTCGGCCTTGCCCTGCGGCAGGCTGGTCGGCAGCGAATAGTCGAGCGGCGCGGTCTGGAAGAACAGCTTGCCGCCAGCACCGCGGTGGCCGGTGGTGTCGAGCTTCAATCCCTTGGTGATGTCGGCGCCCTTGGCACCGGCGAGCGCATCCAGCGTGCGGCTGGTCTGGCGACCGTTGCGGGCCACCTCGGTGGTGCCCTTCTTGTGGCCGTCCAGCTCTTCCAGCACGATCATCGGCAGGAAGATGTCGTGCTCTTCGAAGCGGAACAGGCACATCGGGTCGTGCAGCAGCACATTGGTGTCGAGCACGAATAGCTTGGCTGGACCCGATGCCTTGCGCTTGGTGCGCGGCGGGTTTTGCGTCTGGGGTGCCAGGGCATGAGGCGCCTGCGGTTGATCGTGATAGCTGCGCGTGGGCTGCGGTGCAGCGGGCGCCTGCACCGGTGCCCTGGCCTGCGGTGGCGCTTCGAGCACTGCACCGCCGGCTTCCGGGCTGCGGCGATCGTCGAACAACTCCAGCGCTTGCGTTCCGTGCGCCGGGCCGCCGTCAGAGCGGCGGTCGGCAGATCGGCGCGAATTCTTGTGCGATGAGCGTGCGGGGGCGTCTTGTGCGTCGGGTGTGAGCAGGGCGGCGCGTTTCGAGGGGGCGGGAGGCAAGGGCATGTGGGAAGTCGCTCGCAAAGAAGGGGGAACCAAAAAACGAAAAAGCCGCCTTGAGGCCAAGGCGGCTTTGTTCGGAGGATGCGGTCGTGGAGCTCAACGGCATGAGTCCATTATGCACATCGCGGGTGACGCATCCGGTGTTCGTTGTGCCTGCCCCACGGCTTCGCACGAAAACACACGCTTGAAGCGTCAGGCAGCTTTCTTGAGCGTCTTGACGGCCTTGAGCACGTCGTCGACATGGCCCGGTACCTTGAGGCCACGCCATTCGGCTTTCAGGATGCCGTCGGCGCCGATGAGAAAGGTCGAGCGCTCGATGCCCTTGACCTTCTTGCCGTACATGATCTTGTTCTTGACCACGCCGAACATGTGGCACATCTTTTCTTCGGTGTCTGCGATGAGTTCGAAGGGCAGCTCGAGCTTGGCCTTGAATTCGTCGTGCGACTTCATGTTGTCACGCGACACGCCGAAAACGGTGGCGCCGGCTTTTACGAAATCCTTGTAGCGGTCACGAAACTGCATCGCTTCGGTCGTGCAACCCGGTGTATTGTCTTTGGGGTAGAAGTACATCACCAGCACGTGACCGAGGTGCGAGGTGTTCGAAACCTTCAGCCCGCCGGTGGCGTTGGATTCGAACTCGGGAATGGGTTTGTTGACAACGATCGCCATGAAACTTGTTTTCTCCGTTGGATTCCATTCGGGGTGCAGCAGGGCACTTGTACGAACGGAGGATTGGTCGTTGCTAACTGCGGGCAGCTTGCCGCATCGCAACCCGCGATTTTACCCCGAAACGTGGACTAACTTCCAGCCGCGGGTTCCGGCGCGCGCGCCTCGATCAGCAGGGCCGCGACGACATGCCGTCCCTCGCTCGCCAGAATGTTGTAGGTGCGGCAGGCCGCAGCCGTGTCCATGGTCTCGACCCCAATGCGTTGCGCCATCAGCGGCTTGAGCCATGCGGGCTGCGGAAACCGGATGCGGTCGCCGCTGCCGAAGATGATCAGTTCGGCGTCGAGCGCGGCCAGCCGCTCGAAATGCAGGGCGCCCAACTCGTCAAAGCGTTGGCAATCCCACGCAAAGCGCTCGCCGCGTGAGCCGAGCACCACGCTCTCTTGGACTCTTTCGTTGTTGATGGCGATCCAGCCCGGCCCATGGGCAGTGAGGGTCTGGATGTCGGATTTGTCGGGCTGGAGCTTCATCGGGAGCCGGTTGGAACTGTGGTCAAATTATAGGTTTTCTCCAGTGACGCACGGGCTTCGTGGGCATTGGAAACCTTGCGAAACCCGCCCGGGAGGGCCTTTGAAAACGCTCAAGAAATCGGCCAAGCTGGCCAATGTGCTGTACGACGTTCGCGGCCCGATCGTCGACGCCGCGCGGCAGATGGAAGAGGATGGTCAGAAGATCATCAAGCTGAACATCGGCAACATGGCGCCGTTCGGCTTCGACGCACCCGAAGAAATCCAGCAGGACATGATTCGCAACCTGCCAGACTCGGCGGGCTATTCGGACAGCAAGGGCATCTTCGCGGCGCGCAAGGCCGTGATGCACTACACCCAGCAGCAGGGCATTGAAGGCGTCACGCTCGACGATATCTATCTCGGCAACGGCGCGAGCGAACTCATCGTGATGGCGACCAACGCGTTGCTCGACGACGGTGACGAACTGCTCGTGCCCATGCCTGACTACCCGCTGTGGACCGCTGCGGTGTCGCTGTCCGGTGGCAAGCCGGTGCACTACGTTTGCGAAGAAGACAACAACTGGCTGCCGAGCCTGGCCGACATCCGCGCCAAGATCACGCCGCGAACGCGCGGGATCGTCGTGATCAACCCGAACAACCCGACCGGCGTGCTCTACCCTGATGAGTTGCTGCGCGGCATGGTGGCCGTCGCGCGCGAGCACAGCTTGGTGCTGCTGGTCGACGAGGTCTACGACAAGGTGCTTTACGAAGACGCAAAGCACACGGCGATGGCCAGTCTCTCGACCGACGTGCTCACGCTTACCTTCAACTCCCTTTCCAAGGCTTACCGTTCCTGCGGCTACCGCGCGGGCTGGATGATCGTGTCGGGGCCCAAGAGTGATGCCGGCGACTACATCGAAGGCCTGAACATGCTGGCCAACCTGAAGCTGGGCTCGAACGTGCCGGGCCAGTGGGCGATCCAGACCGCGCTCGGGGGTTACCAGAGCATCAACGACCTGATCAAGCCCGGCGGCCGCTTGCGTCGACAGCGCGACCTGGCGTACGAACTCATCACCGCCATTCCGGGCGTGACCTGTGTGAAGCCGCAGGCCGCGCTCTACATCTTTCCGAAGCTCGATCCGGTGATGTACCCGATCGCGGACGACCGCGAATTCTTCATGCAGGTGCTGCGCGAGACGCGTGTGATGCTGGTGCAGGGCTCCGGCTTCAACTACCCGGACAACCAGCATTTCCGCATCGTGTTCCTGCCGCACGAAGACGACCTGCGCGAGGCCATCGGCCGCATCGCGAAATTTCTCGAAAAGTACCGCCGCCAGGCGGCGCTGACCGCGTCATGAGGCGGCTCCTTTCCGTGGCCGCGCTCTCGTGGTGCGCCGTGGCATCGGCTGTCGCTGGCGATGCGCCGGTGTCCTTCCAGTACAAGGACTGGGAGCTGGTGTGCGACAACACCCGCACCTGCCGCGCCGCCG
Proteins encoded:
- a CDS encoding PhoH family protein, translating into MPLPPAPSKRAALLTPDAQDAPARSSHKNSRRSADRRSDGGPAHGTQALELFDDRRSPEAGGAVLEAPPQARAPVQAPAAPQPTRSYHDQPQAPHALAPQTQNPPRTKRKASGPAKLFVLDTNVLLHDPMCLFRFEEHDIFLPMIVLEELDGHKKGTTEVARNGRQTSRTLDALAGAKGADITKGLKLDTTGHRGAGGKLFFQTAPLDYSLPTSLPQGKADNQILGVVHALRDLYAQDAPGRPKQEVVLVSKDINMRVKARALGLAADDYQNDKTLEDGDLLYAGSLALPPDFWTKQSKTVESWQSGSTTFYRISGAIVPNLHINQFVYFEAPGEPSMYARVTEIRDKTAVLKTLKDYSSGKNAVWGVATRNREQNFAMNLLMDPDVDFVTLTGTAGTGKTLMALASGLTQVLDDRRYTEIIMTRATVSVGEDIGFLPGTEEEKMGPWMGALDDNLEFLAKGDGGGAGEWGRAATNELIRSRIKIKSMNFMRGRTFLNKYVIVDEAQNLTPKQMKTLITRAGPGTKIICMGNLAQIDTPYLTEGSSGLTFAVDKFKGWPHGGHITLARGERSRLADFASEVL
- a CDS encoding peroxiredoxin — encoded protein: MAIVVNKPIPEFESNATGGLKVSNTSHLGHVLVMYFYPKDNTPGCTTEAMQFRDRYKDFVKAGATVFGVSRDNMKSHDEFKAKLELPFELIADTEEKMCHMFGVVKNKIMYGKKVKGIERSTFLIGADGILKAEWRGLKVPGHVDDVLKAVKTLKKAA
- a CDS encoding Mth938-like domain-containing protein; this translates as MKLQPDKSDIQTLTAHGPGWIAINNERVQESVVLGSRGERFAWDCQRFDELGALHFERLAALDAELIIFGSGDRIRFPQPAWLKPLMAQRIGVETMDTAAACRTYNILASEGRHVVAALLIEARAPEPAAGS
- a CDS encoding pyridoxal phosphate-dependent aminotransferase, which produces MKTLKKSAKLANVLYDVRGPIVDAARQMEEDGQKIIKLNIGNMAPFGFDAPEEIQQDMIRNLPDSAGYSDSKGIFAARKAVMHYTQQQGIEGVTLDDIYLGNGASELIVMATNALLDDGDELLVPMPDYPLWTAAVSLSGGKPVHYVCEEDNNWLPSLADIRAKITPRTRGIVVINPNNPTGVLYPDELLRGMVAVAREHSLVLLVDEVYDKVLYEDAKHTAMASLSTDVLTLTFNSLSKAYRSCGYRAGWMIVSGPKSDAGDYIEGLNMLANLKLGSNVPGQWAIQTALGGYQSINDLIKPGGRLRRQRDLAYELITAIPGVTCVKPQAALYIFPKLDPVMYPIADDREFFMQVLRETRVMLVQGSGFNYPDNQHFRIVFLPHEDDLREAIGRIAKFLEKYRRQAALTAS